In Streptomyces ambofaciens ATCC 23877, a single genomic region encodes these proteins:
- a CDS encoding WD40 repeat domain-containing protein: protein METLGFDSGARTAFAERLALLYREAGNPPLKRVSEAVVRLQRVDERGRPVRVSAQRISDWRRARNVPAQFPALAAVLHVLIPQARRARPVPVSAGLYDLTQWQRLWERAVADPTGERPAPSDPEEEQHASETGPAPGGVCPYRGLAAYRQEDAGWFFGRERSTNALVTQLRATEATGGLVMLVGASGAGKSSLLNAGLVPALRHGALDGGSGPRREVVQLVPGGDPLGELTRRIPGLASVVAATEAAATEAASAPDHATQDRPTQDRPTQDRPTQDRPTQDPAAHGPGTPEVTRAAREAVTAWARARASSPARPVVIVDQFEEIFTLCAEETDRRLFVQLLQAVCTPGGPHDPAPVLVALGVRADFYEQCLRYPELADALQHRHMVLGPLTTAELREAVTGPAKAVGMELEPGLAELIIREVSSDGPRGAHDAGVLPLLSHALLATWQRRKAGRLTLAGYRAAGGIQGAVAATAERAWSGLDPAARTAARLLLLRLVRVSEDTQATRRRGTRRRLAQESRDPGKTEESLEALVRARLVTLDADTVEITHEALLHAWPRLRDWIDEGRADNLLRQRLEEDGRAWEESDRDASLLYRGSRLEQARGWAQSAGDTFLTRSAVEFLAAAVRLRRRTVLISRAAVSALVVLALLAVGSAVIAWQQRNDAVFDQVVAEADQVQYTDPSLSAQLDLAAHRLRPDDENVRNRLLSIVNAPLATPLLGHTGAVYLTSFSPDGRLLATASYDRTVRLWDVSDPARPEPLGAPLAGHTSWVSAAVFSPDGRTLASASDDGTIRLWDVSAPDHPRPLGAPVPGNGGTVYLLAFGPDGRTLASAHDDHAVRLWNVADPRRPEKLGTLTGPTAAVRSVAFSPDGRTLAAGGDDDTVRLWNVADPRDAAPVGRPLTGHTGLVHSVAFSPDGRTLASGGADDTVRLWNVAEPGDATRIGSPLTGHTGPVWSVAFSPDGDTIAASSADSTARLWNVSDPAYPSQVGVPLSGSSGEMYALGFSPDGRTLATGSGDSKVRLWSVPTSDVIGRTGAFRPDGHVLATAARDGRVRLWNVSDPGRPRALGAPFRPAEGDVRSLVFSPDGGTLAVLTGSRAMQLWDVSDPTRPTAHGPPVALRTRYAGPGTLAFGPEGDTLATAYDDRTIQLWDTADPSRPRPLGEPLAGHTGYVNTLAFSPDGRTLASGGADDTVRFWDVGDPGHAGPLGPPRTGHLGPVNVLAYSPDGRTLASGSDDGTVRLWNTTDPSGAPRPDSTLSGHTDSVVSLTFSEDGDTLASGANDNTVRLWDVGTPAEAAPIGESMSPNTQTGTFLSFSPLSHMLGISSGTDTVRLWNLDVDDAIDRICSSTRGVLTEEKWHEHLPRLSYEDPCDR, encoded by the coding sequence GTGGAAACCTTGGGTTTCGACTCAGGGGCACGCACGGCCTTCGCCGAACGTCTCGCACTGCTGTACAGGGAGGCCGGCAACCCTCCCCTCAAACGCGTCTCCGAAGCGGTCGTCCGGCTCCAGCGGGTCGACGAACGCGGGCGCCCGGTACGGGTCTCCGCCCAGCGGATCAGCGACTGGCGGCGGGCCCGGAACGTACCGGCCCAGTTCCCCGCCCTCGCGGCGGTGCTGCACGTCCTCATACCCCAGGCGCGGCGCGCACGGCCGGTACCGGTCTCCGCCGGCCTGTACGACCTGACCCAGTGGCAGCGCCTGTGGGAGCGGGCGGTGGCCGACCCGACCGGTGAACGCCCGGCGCCGTCCGACCCGGAGGAGGAGCAGCACGCGTCCGAGACCGGGCCCGCGCCCGGCGGGGTCTGCCCCTACCGCGGGCTGGCCGCGTACCGCCAGGAGGACGCCGGCTGGTTCTTCGGACGGGAGCGGAGCACCAACGCCCTCGTCACCCAGCTCCGCGCGACCGAGGCCACAGGCGGCCTGGTCATGCTCGTGGGCGCCTCGGGGGCGGGGAAGTCCTCGCTGCTCAACGCCGGCCTGGTGCCCGCCCTGCGCCACGGCGCGCTGGACGGGGGGAGCGGCCCGCGGAGAGAGGTGGTCCAGCTCGTACCGGGAGGCGATCCGCTCGGTGAGCTGACCCGACGGATACCCGGGCTCGCGTCCGTCGTCGCCGCGACGGAGGCCGCCGCGACGGAGGCGGCCTCGGCGCCGGACCACGCGACGCAGGACCGGCCGACGCAGGACCGGCCGACGCAGGACCGGCCGACGCAGGACCGACCGACGCAGGACCCCGCGGCGCACGGGCCCGGCACCCCGGAGGTCACGCGTGCGGCGCGGGAGGCCGTCACGGCGTGGGCCCGCGCCAGGGCGTCCTCGCCCGCCCGCCCGGTCGTCATCGTGGACCAGTTCGAGGAGATCTTCACCCTCTGCGCCGAGGAGACGGACCGGCGCCTGTTCGTCCAGCTTCTCCAGGCCGTCTGCACACCCGGCGGTCCTCACGACCCGGCGCCCGTGCTCGTGGCCCTCGGAGTGCGCGCCGACTTCTACGAGCAGTGCCTGCGCTACCCCGAACTGGCCGACGCGCTGCAGCACCGGCACATGGTGCTCGGGCCGCTGACCACCGCGGAGCTGCGCGAAGCGGTGACCGGCCCGGCCAAGGCCGTGGGCATGGAACTCGAGCCGGGACTGGCCGAACTGATCATCCGGGAGGTCAGCAGCGACGGCCCGCGAGGGGCCCACGACGCGGGCGTGCTGCCCCTCCTCTCCCACGCGCTGCTCGCCACCTGGCAGCGGCGCAAGGCGGGCCGGCTGACCCTGGCCGGCTACCGCGCGGCCGGTGGCATCCAGGGAGCGGTGGCGGCGACCGCCGAGCGGGCCTGGTCCGGCCTCGACCCGGCGGCACGCACGGCCGCGCGCCTGCTCCTGCTGAGACTGGTCCGGGTGAGCGAGGACACCCAGGCCACCCGCAGGCGCGGCACGCGGCGCCGGCTCGCACAGGAGTCCAGGGACCCCGGCAAGACCGAGGAGTCGCTCGAAGCGCTGGTACGGGCCCGGCTGGTCACCCTCGACGCGGACACCGTGGAGATCACCCACGAGGCGCTGCTGCACGCCTGGCCGCGCCTGCGCGACTGGATCGACGAGGGCCGGGCCGACAACCTGCTGCGCCAGCGGCTGGAGGAGGACGGCCGGGCCTGGGAGGAGTCGGACCGGGACGCCTCACTGCTCTACCGGGGCTCCCGCCTGGAGCAGGCCCGCGGCTGGGCGCAGTCGGCGGGCGACACCTTCCTCACCCGGAGCGCCGTGGAGTTCCTGGCCGCGGCGGTCAGGCTGCGCCGGCGCACCGTCCTGATCAGCCGCGCGGCGGTGTCGGCGCTGGTCGTCCTGGCGCTGCTCGCGGTCGGGTCCGCGGTGATCGCCTGGCAGCAGCGCAACGACGCGGTGTTCGACCAGGTGGTCGCCGAGGCGGACCAGGTCCAGTACACGGACCCCTCGCTGTCGGCCCAGCTCGACCTGGCGGCGCACCGCCTGCGCCCGGACGACGAGAACGTGCGGAACCGGCTGCTCTCCATCGTGAACGCGCCGCTGGCCACGCCGCTCCTCGGCCACACCGGCGCCGTCTACCTCACGTCCTTCAGCCCCGACGGCCGGCTCCTGGCGACGGCCAGCTACGACCGGACCGTACGGCTGTGGGACGTGTCGGACCCGGCCCGTCCCGAACCGCTGGGCGCTCCCCTCGCCGGCCACACCAGCTGGGTGAGCGCCGCGGTGTTCAGCCCGGACGGGCGCACCCTGGCCAGCGCCTCGGACGACGGCACCATCCGGCTGTGGGACGTCAGCGCCCCCGACCACCCGCGCCCGCTCGGCGCACCCGTGCCCGGCAACGGCGGCACCGTCTACCTGCTCGCCTTCGGACCGGACGGGCGCACGCTGGCCTCCGCCCACGACGACCACGCCGTCCGCCTGTGGAACGTGGCCGACCCGCGCCGCCCCGAGAAGCTGGGCACGCTGACCGGCCCCACCGCGGCGGTGCGCTCGGTGGCGTTCAGCCCCGACGGACGGACGCTGGCGGCCGGTGGCGACGACGACACGGTCCGGCTCTGGAACGTGGCCGACCCCCGCGACGCCGCACCGGTCGGCCGGCCCCTGACCGGCCACACCGGCCTGGTGCACTCCGTGGCCTTCAGCCCCGACGGACGCACCCTGGCCAGCGGCGGCGCGGACGACACCGTCCGGCTCTGGAACGTGGCCGAGCCCGGCGACGCCACGCGGATCGGCTCACCCCTGACCGGGCACACCGGGCCCGTCTGGTCGGTGGCCTTCAGCCCCGACGGGGACACGATCGCCGCGAGCAGCGCCGACAGCACGGCGCGCCTGTGGAACGTCAGCGACCCGGCCTACCCCTCGCAGGTGGGCGTGCCCCTCTCGGGAAGCAGCGGCGAGATGTACGCCCTGGGCTTCAGCCCGGACGGCCGCACGCTCGCCACCGGCAGCGGCGACAGCAAGGTCCGGCTGTGGTCGGTCCCGACGTCGGACGTGATCGGCCGCACCGGGGCGTTCCGCCCGGACGGCCACGTGCTGGCCACGGCGGCGCGCGACGGGCGGGTCCGGCTGTGGAACGTGTCCGACCCCGGCCGGCCCAGGGCCCTGGGCGCCCCCTTCCGGCCGGCGGAGGGCGACGTGCGGTCGCTGGTGTTCTCCCCGGACGGCGGCACGCTCGCGGTGCTGACGGGCAGCCGGGCGATGCAGCTGTGGGACGTCTCCGACCCCACCCGGCCCACCGCGCACGGCCCGCCCGTGGCGCTGCGCACCCGCTACGCCGGGCCCGGCACCCTGGCGTTCGGCCCGGAGGGCGACACGCTGGCCACGGCCTACGACGACCGCACGATCCAGTTGTGGGACACCGCCGACCCGTCCCGCCCCCGCCCGCTCGGCGAACCGCTCGCCGGCCACACGGGATACGTCAACACCCTCGCCTTCAGCCCGGACGGACGCACCCTCGCCAGCGGCGGCGCGGACGACACCGTCCGCTTCTGGGACGTCGGCGACCCCGGGCACGCCGGCCCCCTCGGTCCCCCGCGCACGGGCCACCTGGGACCCGTCAACGTCCTGGCCTACAGCCCCGACGGCCGTACGCTGGCCAGTGGCAGCGACGACGGCACCGTCCGGCTCTGGAACACCACCGACCCCTCCGGTGCGCCCCGGCCCGACTCCACCCTCTCCGGTCACACCGACTCGGTGGTGTCGCTGACGTTCAGCGAGGACGGCGACACCCTGGCCAGCGGGGCCAACGACAACACGGTCCGGCTCTGGGACGTCGGTACGCCCGCCGAGGCCGCGCCCATCGGGGAGTCGATGAGTCCCAACACCCAGACGGGCACCTTCCTGTCCTTCAGCCCCCTGAGTCACATGCTCGGGATCTCCAGCGGCACGGACACCGTGCGGCTGTGGAACCTGGACGTGGACGACGCCATCGACCGCATCTGCTCGTCCACCCGGGGCGTGCTCACCGAGGAGAAGTGGCACGAGCACCTGCCCCGCCTCTCCTACGAGGACCCGTGCGACCGGTGA
- a CDS encoding ferredoxin → MRISVDPEQCYGSGDCVHRAPSVFTQVDGLGAVIPGREYDVDAPRVREAAEGCPAAAITVTGRD, encoded by the coding sequence ATGAGGATCTCCGTCGACCCCGAGCAGTGCTACGGCTCCGGAGACTGCGTGCACCGGGCCCCGTCCGTCTTCACCCAGGTGGACGGGCTGGGCGCCGTGATACCGGGCCGTGAGTACGACGTCGACGCGCCGCGGGTGCGGGAGGCGGCCGAGGGGTGTCCGGCCGCCGCGATCACCGTGACGGGGAGGGACTGA
- a CDS encoding FkbM family methyltransferase has product MRVPEALVTLGSRYVRNAPGGWGKAELAARWLNPTLRERPRRRVVRVRSGDLFAVDTQDLIQRYLYLFGVWEPHMTAWLRRRLRPGDGFVDVGANIGVFSVLAARLVGEEGRVVAIEASPDFHRRLVRHGRLNGRGNIRALNAAVSDGHKTLTFVLASSRNMGANSIVPYDGPAESTFEIEARPLPELLEPAEIANARVIKIDVEGAEGSVVRGMAPMLGGLRPDAEISVEVTPERMARLGDSIEDLLAVMGDAGFHVYRLANDYAPGSYPPALSGEPGVPVRWRGPVTGESDLIFSRVDAETLP; this is encoded by the coding sequence ATGCGCGTGCCGGAGGCGCTGGTGACGCTCGGCAGCCGCTACGTGCGGAACGCGCCCGGGGGGTGGGGCAAGGCGGAGCTCGCCGCGCGCTGGCTGAACCCCACTCTGCGCGAGCGTCCGCGCCGACGGGTCGTCAGGGTCCGTTCCGGCGACCTGTTCGCCGTGGACACCCAGGACCTCATCCAGCGGTACCTCTACCTGTTCGGCGTCTGGGAGCCGCACATGACGGCCTGGCTGCGGCGCCGGCTGCGGCCGGGGGACGGCTTCGTCGACGTGGGGGCCAACATCGGGGTCTTCAGCGTGCTGGCCGCCCGACTCGTCGGCGAGGAGGGCCGGGTCGTCGCGATCGAGGCCTCCCCCGACTTCCACCGCCGACTGGTGCGGCACGGCCGGCTCAACGGCCGCGGGAACATCCGGGCGCTCAACGCCGCCGTGTCGGACGGTCACAAGACGCTGACCTTCGTGCTCGCCAGCTCACGCAACATGGGCGCGAACAGCATCGTCCCGTACGACGGCCCGGCGGAATCGACCTTCGAGATCGAGGCCCGGCCGCTGCCGGAACTCCTCGAACCGGCCGAGATCGCGAACGCCCGGGTGATCAAGATCGACGTCGAGGGCGCGGAGGGGAGCGTCGTGCGCGGGATGGCGCCGATGCTCGGCGGACTGCGGCCCGACGCGGAGATCAGCGTCGAGGTGACGCCCGAGCGGATGGCCCGGCTCGGGGACTCCATCGAGGACCTGCTGGCGGTGATGGGCGACGCGGGCTTCCACGTCTACCGGCTGGCCAACGACTACGCGCCCGGAAGCTATCCGCCGGCCCTGAGCGGTGAGCCCGGTGTGCCGGTCCGCTGGCGCGGGCCCGTGACCGGGGAGAGCGACCTGATCTTCTCGCGGGTGGACGCGGAGACGCTCCCCTGA
- a CDS encoding glycosyltransferase family 2 protein: MSRHVVVVTAVHGPSAPFLTEAHASLCAQELPAGWDWRWVVQEDGRTDDVRPYVPDDPRVVFRQGRRDRQGGPGVARTLALSHADGEYVKILDADDQLTPGALARDLAALEADPTLGWATSRALDLLPDGSTAGFPGDPAHGPIEPGEVLDHWKANDFRSQVHPATLLVRRDLLLALGGWMALPASEDTGLLLALNCVSRGWFSEEVGLLYRKWQGQVTGQAPHVDPAERAARMAVVEARALALASSGWGFPPAAGGPRERP; this comes from the coding sequence ATGAGCAGGCACGTCGTCGTCGTCACGGCCGTCCACGGCCCCTCCGCCCCCTTCCTCACGGAGGCGCACGCGTCCCTGTGCGCACAGGAGTTGCCCGCCGGGTGGGACTGGCGCTGGGTCGTCCAGGAGGACGGGCGGACGGACGACGTACGGCCGTACGTGCCCGACGACCCGCGCGTCGTCTTCCGGCAGGGACGGCGGGACCGCCAGGGCGGCCCCGGAGTCGCCCGCACCCTCGCCCTGTCCCACGCGGACGGCGAGTACGTGAAGATCCTGGACGCCGACGACCAGCTCACCCCCGGCGCCCTGGCCCGGGACCTGGCCGCTCTGGAGGCCGACCCGACCCTCGGGTGGGCCACGTCGCGCGCCCTCGACCTGCTGCCGGACGGCTCGACGGCCGGCTTCCCCGGCGATCCGGCGCACGGGCCGATCGAGCCCGGCGAGGTGCTCGACCACTGGAAGGCGAACGACTTCCGCTCCCAGGTCCACCCGGCGACCCTCCTGGTACGGCGCGATCTGCTGCTCGCGCTCGGCGGCTGGATGGCCCTGCCCGCCTCCGAGGACACCGGCCTGCTGCTGGCGCTCAACTGCGTCAGCCGTGGCTGGTTCTCCGAGGAGGTGGGGCTCCTCTACCGCAAGTGGCAGGGACAGGTCACCGGTCAGGCGCCCCACGTGGACCCGGCCGAGCGGGCCGCCCGGATGGCGGTCGTGGAAGCCAGGGCGCTGGCGCTGGCCTCCTCGGGGTGGGGCTTCCCACCCGCGGCCGGCGGCCCGCGGGAGCGTCCGTGA
- a CDS encoding DUF6344 domain-containing protein translates to MARNKVMTLWTTIVTAFLALCTALGLITTTASAAVPQPRTHSNSESASPEAAPAAVAPWSGSRTGSLPPTMKQRIRAEAHGKAPSCRHRPLTDAASATGLLCDDDTAESPAQHTAPLQR, encoded by the coding sequence ATGGCCCGGAACAAGGTCATGACGCTGTGGACCACCATCGTCACCGCCTTCCTCGCGCTGTGCACGGCGCTCGGACTCATCACGACGACCGCCTCCGCGGCCGTACCGCAGCCCCGAACCCACAGCAACAGCGAGAGCGCCTCCCCCGAGGCGGCACCCGCGGCGGTGGCCCCCTGGTCCGGGTCACGTACCGGCTCCCTGCCCCCCACGATGAAACAGCGCATCCGCGCCGAGGCCCACGGCAAGGCCCCCAGCTGCCGCCACCGCCCGCTCACCGACGCCGCCTCGGCCACCGGTCTCCTGTGCGACGACGACACGGCGGAGTCCCCCGCCCAGCACACCGCTCCCCTCCAGCGCTGA
- a CDS encoding DLW-39 family protein: MKKLLLVALAAIGGLLVYRQIQADRAEQDLWTEATDSVPTGS; this comes from the coding sequence GTGAAGAAGCTTCTCCTGGTCGCACTGGCCGCCATCGGCGGGCTCCTCGTGTACCGCCAGATCCAGGCGGATCGCGCCGAGCAGGATCTGTGGACGGAGGCGACTGACTCCGTGCCCACGGGTTCGTGA
- a CDS encoding serine/threonine-protein kinase has product MGEVFAGRYELVDPIGRGGVGAVWRAWDHRRRRYVAAKVLQQRDAHALLRFVREQALRIDHPHVLAPASWAADDDQVLFTMDLVTGGSLVHLVGDYGPLPPGFVCTLLDQLLSGLAAVHAEGVVHRDIKPANLLLEATGTGRPRLRLSDFGIAMRLGEPRLTETNLVVGTPGYLAPEQMMGAEPDFPADLFAVGLVALYLLEGAKPDAKALVQYFAEHGTPPAPQGIPEPLWQVVATLVQPDPPARFRTATGARKALAAAAELLPEPGPDDELIEIFDQVGPLPSGFGPAGPLVRASGVDHTPTDPRRPPTPGTAPDGTPPTPDRTPSPPDGTPSTLGRPPTPPDGTPSTLGRTPSPPDGTPPLPEHAPAGHAPAGHDGIPGRTPPTSAGSPLAPGLSPPVPTGPPPARTPAPPTPAVPVPASDDGSSASSGGAVRPAAMSETGSFRLPPPQATVTSPPAPAPQPPSQPQPQRQPQPQPQPQPQAPSPSPSPVGPHGPRYEAAYAPPPAPAMTPSPPRRADDPTASYTARTPRAASPAQAPAQHRARRRRRRRPGPPARVAVPLLLLALACYAVGFWALSRL; this is encoded by the coding sequence ATGGGTGAGGTCTTCGCCGGACGGTACGAGCTGGTCGACCCGATCGGTCGCGGTGGGGTCGGTGCCGTCTGGCGCGCCTGGGACCATCGCCGCCGGCGCTACGTGGCCGCCAAGGTGCTCCAGCAGAGGGACGCGCACGCCCTGCTGCGCTTCGTACGCGAGCAGGCGCTGCGGATCGATCACCCTCATGTGCTGGCGCCCGCCAGCTGGGCCGCCGACGACGACCAGGTCCTGTTCACCATGGACCTGGTCACCGGGGGTTCGCTCGTCCACCTGGTCGGGGACTACGGCCCCCTGCCGCCCGGGTTCGTGTGCACCCTGCTCGACCAGCTCCTGTCGGGGCTGGCGGCGGTCCACGCGGAGGGCGTCGTGCACCGTGACATCAAGCCCGCCAACCTGCTGCTGGAGGCCACCGGAACGGGCCGGCCCCGGCTGCGGCTGTCCGACTTCGGGATCGCGATGCGGCTGGGGGAGCCCCGGCTGACGGAGACCAACCTCGTGGTGGGAACGCCCGGTTATCTCGCGCCGGAGCAGATGATGGGCGCGGAGCCGGACTTCCCCGCCGATCTGTTCGCCGTGGGCCTGGTCGCCCTGTATCTGCTGGAGGGGGCCAAGCCGGACGCCAAGGCGCTGGTGCAGTACTTCGCCGAGCACGGGACGCCGCCCGCGCCGCAGGGCATTCCCGAGCCGCTGTGGCAGGTCGTCGCGACGCTGGTCCAGCCGGATCCGCCGGCGAGGTTCCGCACCGCCACCGGGGCGCGCAAGGCGCTGGCCGCCGCGGCGGAGCTGCTGCCGGAGCCCGGACCCGACGACGAGCTGATCGAGATCTTCGACCAAGTCGGGCCGCTGCCCTCCGGGTTCGGCCCCGCCGGGCCGCTCGTCAGGGCCTCCGGCGTCGACCACACCCCGACGGACCCACGACGGCCCCCCACCCCGGGGACGGCTCCGGACGGCACCCCACCGACGCCGGACCGGACACCGAGCCCTCCGGACGGCACCCCATCCACCCTCGGCCGGCCACCGACACCCCCGGACGGCACCCCATCCACCCTCGGCCGGACACCGAGCCCTCCGGACGGCACCCCACCGCTCCCGGAGCACGCGCCGGCAGGCCACGCGCCGGCGGGACACGACGGCATACCGGGCCGCACTCCGCCCACCTCGGCGGGAAGTCCCCTCGCCCCCGGCCTGTCACCGCCCGTCCCGACCGGCCCCCCGCCGGCCCGCACGCCGGCACCGCCCACCCCGGCGGTACCGGTCCCCGCCTCGGACGACGGGTCGTCGGCATCGTCCGGCGGGGCCGTGCGGCCCGCCGCCATGTCGGAGACCGGCAGCTTCCGCCTGCCGCCCCCGCAGGCGACCGTCACCTCCCCGCCGGCGCCCGCTCCCCAGCCACCTTCACAGCCTCAGCCCCAACGCCAACCCCAACCGCAGCCCCAGCCCCAGCCCCAGGCACCGTCGCCGTCGCCGTCGCCGGTCGGTCCCCACGGCCCGCGGTACGAGGCCGCGTACGCGCCACCTCCCGCGCCGGCCATGACACCGTCCCCGCCGCGGCGCGCCGACGACCCGACCGCGTCGTACACCGCCCGCACCCCGCGGGCGGCCTCTCCCGCGCAGGCGCCCGCGCAGCACCGCGCGCGTCGTCGGCGGCGGCGTCGGCCCGGCCCTCCGGCCAGGGTCGCGGTCCCGCTCCTGCTCCTCGCGCTGGCCTGCTACGCCGTGGGCTTCTGGGCCCTGAGCCGCCTTTGA
- a CDS encoding helix-turn-helix domain-containing protein — MDAAQQEATARARELQRNWYGEPLGALFRRLIDDLGLNQARLAGVLGLSAPMLSQLMSGQRAKIGNPAVVQRVQLLQELAGQVADGSVSAAEATERMDEIKKSQGGSVLSNTTQTTNSSGAPTVKRVVREIQSLLRSVAAAGDIIDAADALSPTHPELAEFLRVYGAGRTSDAVAHYQSHQN; from the coding sequence ATGGACGCCGCACAGCAGGAAGCCACCGCAAGAGCGCGGGAACTGCAGCGGAACTGGTACGGGGAGCCGCTGGGGGCGCTCTTCCGTAGGCTCATCGACGATCTTGGTCTCAACCAGGCCCGTCTCGCGGGGGTGCTGGGGCTGTCCGCGCCGATGCTGTCGCAGCTGATGAGCGGCCAGCGGGCGAAGATCGGCAACCCCGCGGTGGTCCAGCGGGTGCAGCTGCTGCAGGAGCTGGCGGGCCAGGTCGCGGACGGCAGCGTGAGCGCGGCCGAGGCGACGGAGCGCATGGACGAGATCAAGAAGTCGCAGGGGGGCTCGGTGCTCAGCAACACCACGCAGACGACGAACAGTTCGGGGGCACCCACGGTCAAGCGCGTGGTGCGCGAGATCCAGTCGCTGCTGCGGTCGGTGGCGGCGGCCGGCGACATCATCGACGCGGCGGACGCGCTCTCCCCCACCCACCCGGAGCTGGCGGAGTTCCTGCGGGTGTACGGCGCCGGCCGCACCTCGGACGCGGTGGCGCACTACCAGTCCCACCAGAACTGA
- a CDS encoding isoprenyl transferase has product MRAKVRAALDKLYMKRLVRELEGRPRPQHIGIMLDGNRRWAKMSGIDDPREGYRAGGAKVLDFLRWCDSAQIEHVTLFMLSDDNLHRPEDQLNPLIDIIAEVVEQLAAPGNPWPVEAVGALDLLPAESASRLKTATAATQDRKGGTKVDVAVGYGGRREIVDAVRSALTEHSSQGGDIDEFIETFTMEHISKHLYSKTRSESDLIIRTSGEQRLSGFLLWQSAYAEVHFCETYWPDFREIDFLRALRSYSLRERRYGR; this is encoded by the coding sequence ATGCGGGCGAAGGTTCGGGCCGCTCTCGACAAGCTCTATATGAAGCGCCTGGTCAGGGAGTTGGAGGGACGCCCACGCCCCCAGCACATCGGCATCATGCTCGACGGGAACCGCCGGTGGGCCAAGATGTCGGGCATCGACGACCCGCGTGAGGGCTACCGGGCCGGCGGCGCCAAGGTGCTGGACTTCCTGCGCTGGTGCGACTCCGCGCAGATCGAGCACGTCACCCTGTTCATGCTCTCCGACGACAACCTCCACCGGCCCGAGGACCAGCTGAACCCGCTCATCGACATCATCGCCGAGGTCGTCGAGCAGCTGGCCGCGCCGGGGAACCCCTGGCCCGTCGAAGCGGTCGGGGCCCTGGACCTGCTGCCCGCGGAGTCCGCGAGCCGCCTGAAGACCGCCACCGCCGCCACCCAGGACCGCAAGGGCGGAACCAAGGTCGACGTCGCCGTGGGCTACGGGGGTCGCCGGGAGATCGTCGACGCCGTACGGTCCGCCCTGACCGAGCACAGCTCGCAGGGTGGGGACATCGACGAGTTCATCGAGACCTTCACCATGGAGCACATCTCCAAGCACCTGTACTCCAAGACGCGGTCCGAGTCCGACCTCATCATCCGCACCTCGGGCGAGCAGCGTCTCTCCGGATTCCTGCTCTGGCAGTCCGCCTACGCCGAGGTCCACTTCTGCGAGACCTACTGGCCGGACTTCCGGGAGATCGACTTCCTGCGCGCCCTGCGCTCCTACTCCCTGCGCGAGCGCCGCTACGGTCGCTGA
- a CDS encoding DUF5324 family protein yields the protein MTRIDSVRAATGSAKDSVLHAAEVVAPYADTAKDRAAHYAQEARGRLAPKVSQAACQARLQYGTHVAPRLEQARTHVPPKMDAAAQEAAVRTRLAARQAADYSKPMIEQAVAAAGPVRDEAAARGAAALAALRGQVTAKEIQKLTRRHQRRARAGRIAKALAVAGVVAGGAFAAWKWWDKQANPDWLVEPPEATEVPEAGRLTSVDGTGEAILDPEVQAKQAQDEAAEGEEPR from the coding sequence GTGACCCGCATCGACAGCGTGCGCGCCGCGACCGGTTCGGCGAAGGACAGCGTGCTGCACGCCGCGGAAGTGGTGGCGCCCTACGCCGACACGGCCAAGGACAGGGCCGCGCACTACGCACAGGAGGCGCGCGGACGGCTGGCGCCCAAGGTGTCGCAGGCCGCATGCCAGGCTCGTCTCCAGTACGGCACGCATGTCGCGCCGCGGTTGGAGCAGGCCCGTACGCATGTTCCGCCGAAGATGGACGCGGCCGCCCAGGAGGCTGCCGTCCGTACGCGCCTGGCCGCCCGGCAGGCGGCCGACTACTCCAAGCCGATGATCGAGCAGGCGGTGGCCGCGGCCGGACCCGTGAGGGACGAGGCCGCGGCGCGGGGTGCCGCCGCGCTGGCCGCGCTGCGGGGCCAGGTCACGGCCAAGGAGATCCAGAAGCTGACGCGCAGGCACCAGCGACGGGCGAGGGCCGGTCGTATCGCCAAGGCCCTGGCGGTGGCGGGTGTCGTCGCGGGCGGCGCATTCGCCGCCTGGAAGTGGTGGGACAAGCAGGCCAACCCGGACTGGCTGGTGGAGCCGCCGGAGGCGACCGAGGTTCCGGAGGCGGGGCGGCTGACGTCGGTGGACGGCACCGGTGAGGCGATCCTCGACCCCGAGGTCCAGGCCAAGCAGGCGCAGGACGAGGCGGCGGAGGGTGAGGAACCCCGCTGA